A stretch of the Cumulibacter soli genome encodes the following:
- a CDS encoding MFS transporter permease, which produces MTTTDAPTGRSRRSLMGWLFEPLPLHRVAVMRAVAYLFILVDVFLTTSWVATKAYAPQSLYVPLNLGGFLPHPTYLYVTILKWLLVAMALIAATGWRPRWTGTAVAVLYTLWMFVAMSYGKVDHDRFAFLVLLAVLPTVGAARWGDRTKSMRAGWALQIVFVAVMLTYFLSAFAKVRYGGWDWPTGATLTRAFIRRGTSLVEWTINYPWILIAVQHVMVVLEFLSPLILLARSAKARTIVVIILLGFHVSVYASVTIIFLPHCVAILSILPWEKLLRRDRADVPTDGPSPDDGAPSSGADHSSGGAEPAPDTNGPPGGPEPRSTPDSADRSAHSAPDAGASPRDNSAPEQAERPTGNRARD; this is translated from the coding sequence ATGACGACGACGGACGCTCCGACCGGCCGCAGCCGTCGTTCACTGATGGGCTGGCTCTTCGAACCGCTGCCGCTGCACCGTGTCGCAGTGATGCGCGCTGTGGCTTACCTGTTCATCCTCGTGGACGTTTTCCTCACGACCTCCTGGGTGGCTACCAAGGCCTACGCTCCACAGAGTTTGTACGTCCCGCTGAATCTCGGCGGTTTCTTACCGCACCCGACGTACCTGTACGTCACGATTCTCAAATGGCTACTGGTCGCGATGGCGCTGATCGCCGCCACCGGTTGGCGGCCGCGCTGGACCGGCACGGCGGTAGCGGTGCTGTACACGCTGTGGATGTTCGTGGCCATGTCGTACGGCAAGGTCGATCACGACCGGTTCGCGTTCCTCGTACTGCTCGCAGTGCTACCCACGGTAGGCGCGGCGCGGTGGGGCGATCGGACGAAGTCGATGCGCGCGGGTTGGGCGCTGCAGATCGTCTTCGTCGCGGTCATGCTGACCTACTTCTTGTCGGCATTCGCGAAGGTGCGCTACGGCGGTTGGGACTGGCCGACCGGTGCAACGCTCACCCGCGCGTTCATCCGCCGCGGCACATCGCTGGTCGAGTGGACGATCAACTATCCGTGGATCTTGATCGCCGTCCAGCACGTAATGGTGGTGCTGGAGTTCCTGTCTCCCCTGATCCTGTTGGCCCGTTCGGCCAAGGCCCGCACGATCGTCGTGATCATCCTGCTTGGCTTCCACGTATCCGTGTATGCCTCGGTGACGATCATCTTCCTGCCGCACTGTGTCGCGATCCTGTCGATCCTGCCGTGGGAGAAACTCCTGCGCCGCGATCGCGCCGACGTACCGACCGATGGGCCCTCGCCGGATGATGGCGCGCCAAGCAGCGGTGCCGACCACTCATCGGGCGGGGCCGAGCCCGCGCCAGATACCAACGGCCCACCGGGTGGGCCCGAGCCACGCTCGACTCCGGATAGCGCCGATCGCTCGGCACACTCGGCACCGGATGCGGGGGCGTCTCCGCGCGATAACTCGGCTCCCGAACAGGCAGAGCGCCCAACCGGAAACCGGGCTCGCGACTAG
- a CDS encoding thiol-disulfide oxidoreductase DCC family protein: protein MANGVRTKPVLVYDGDCGICTKCVGFVERHLTKDVDIVAFQHADLSSLGLTAAQCEQAVQWVEPDGRTSAAHMAVGDLLKASGWQWRPLAFLALVRPFRWIAAVVYTWIAKNRHRLPGGTPACSMPAHLRPGASSESAPRKDPTER, encoded by the coding sequence ATGGCTAACGGCGTACGCACCAAACCGGTGCTGGTGTACGACGGCGACTGCGGTATTTGCACCAAGTGCGTGGGTTTCGTCGAGCGGCACCTGACCAAGGACGTCGACATCGTCGCGTTCCAGCACGCCGATCTGTCGAGCCTAGGGCTGACCGCGGCGCAGTGCGAGCAGGCGGTGCAGTGGGTCGAACCGGACGGGCGGACGTCGGCTGCACACATGGCGGTCGGTGACCTGCTGAAGGCCAGCGGCTGGCAGTGGCGCCCGTTGGCGTTTCTCGCGCTGGTCCGCCCGTTCCGGTGGATCGCGGCGGTGGTGTACACCTGGATCGCGAAGAACCGGCACCGACTGCCCGGTGGTACTCCGGCGTGTTCAATGCCGGCACACCTGCGCCCGGGCGCCTCCAGCGAGAGCGCACCGCGTAAGGACCCGACCGAACGCTAG
- a CDS encoding DUF2332 family protein, which produces MAGVDLAASFKSSARALRSSRVNASLLRGAAIDIEADGPTARLLQTVRERGARNGRLLLPEDLPARFAAAMHAIALSRRTELSMHYPSTGGSGNLHEIWPVARDAMVANAPEVISRMTRPARRSDPVRAAMLLAALAYVGAGSDSPVRVFDVGAGPGFVLAAPYFAQDFFGERIGPPDASVHLGHPWAVAPDIDHNDIPPIVSATGCDLSAFNAANPSQVAELLAWASPDVPEELNRVLAACEAMPQLGITVENMAASVWLPRGISWPRTDAATVVWHSDVVLEMSAPERTELATGILGAAERATDAAPLHVISFEPAGAEDLLYNDPIAAGVRDGSGAIDPHRYELRLNSWPQRRSALLATAEPSGQQAHWMGNEDG; this is translated from the coding sequence ATGGCAGGTGTCGATCTGGCCGCATCGTTCAAGTCTTCGGCGCGGGCGCTGCGATCCTCACGGGTCAACGCTTCGCTACTGCGCGGTGCGGCGATCGATATCGAAGCCGACGGACCCACGGCACGGCTATTGCAGACCGTACGTGAGCGCGGTGCCCGCAACGGCAGACTGTTGCTGCCCGAAGACCTGCCGGCCAGGTTCGCGGCGGCGATGCACGCTATCGCGCTGTCGCGGCGAACCGAATTGTCCATGCACTATCCGAGCACTGGTGGCAGCGGGAACCTGCATGAGATCTGGCCGGTTGCCCGCGATGCGATGGTCGCCAACGCTCCTGAGGTGATCTCGAGGATGACGCGCCCGGCGCGGCGCAGCGACCCGGTGCGTGCCGCGATGCTGCTGGCTGCACTGGCCTACGTCGGCGCGGGCAGCGATTCCCCAGTGCGCGTCTTTGACGTTGGTGCCGGCCCCGGATTCGTTCTCGCTGCGCCGTACTTCGCGCAGGACTTCTTCGGCGAACGGATCGGGCCGCCGGACGCGAGCGTGCACTTGGGACATCCGTGGGCCGTGGCACCGGATATCGACCACAACGACATTCCGCCGATCGTATCGGCGACGGGCTGTGACCTGAGCGCGTTCAACGCGGCCAACCCGAGCCAGGTCGCCGAACTGCTGGCCTGGGCCAGCCCCGACGTGCCTGAGGAACTGAATCGGGTACTGGCGGCGTGTGAGGCCATGCCGCAGCTGGGTATTACCGTTGAGAACATGGCCGCGTCGGTGTGGTTGCCGCGCGGTATCTCCTGGCCGCGCACCGACGCCGCCACGGTGGTCTGGCACAGCGACGTCGTACTGGAAATGTCGGCGCCCGAACGTACCGAACTCGCGACCGGGATCCTCGGCGCGGCTGAGCGGGCCACCGACGCTGCGCCGCTGCATGTGATCAGCTTTGAACCTGCCGGCGCTGAGGACCTGCTGTACAACGACCCCATCGCAGCAGGAGTGCGCGATGGCTCCGGCGCGATCGACCCGCATCGGTACGAACTTCGACTCAACAGCTGGCCACAGCGGCGATCGGCGTTGTTGGCCACCGCCGAACCGTCGGGACAGCAAGCGCACTGGATGGGCAACGAGGATGGCTAA
- a CDS encoding DUF6912 family protein, with amino-acid sequence MSRKITVFAPMTLASLEAIRDDQLRDVVVCFSDLPASEFSADDIEQAEFDALTDAAALSVQRLVEVEAMPLRVVLAAVVPHDAPEMSEDGDYVVAAIPRAAVTAIYVDELEASKEVNALISAVRAGRQPTDEQYEKVETRLLLWHEPTEIDNLIEAYPH; translated from the coding sequence TTGTCGCGCAAGATCACCGTATTCGCGCCGATGACGCTCGCCTCCTTGGAGGCCATCCGAGATGACCAGTTGCGCGATGTCGTGGTCTGCTTCAGTGACTTGCCGGCCTCGGAGTTCAGTGCCGACGATATTGAGCAGGCCGAGTTTGACGCGCTCACCGACGCCGCGGCGCTGAGTGTGCAGCGCCTGGTCGAGGTCGAAGCGATGCCGCTGCGGGTCGTGTTGGCCGCCGTGGTGCCGCACGATGCGCCCGAGATGAGCGAGGACGGCGACTACGTCGTGGCGGCCATTCCGCGCGCTGCCGTCACCGCGATCTATGTCGACGAGCTTGAGGCGTCCAAGGAGGTCAACGCGCTGATCAGCGCCGTACGCGCGGGACGTCAGCCGACCGACGAACAGTACGAGAAGGTCGAGACGCGGCTGCTGCTATGGCATGAACCGACCGAAATCGACAACCTCATCGAGGCCTACCCGCATTAG
- a CDS encoding WS/DGAT/MGAT family O-acyltransferase gives MTTRLSPADAAFLSVEDPRTPMHVGAIMIFQKPHTGIDYDHIVRLIEQRVSLVPRYRQRIVNVPFGMSTPRWADDDTFDVSFHVRRSALPSGGERQALLDLAGRVMSRRLDRDRPLWEIYLVEGLAHDQFALITKSHSAMIDSNVGMEIGEVLLDRSSTPRASVPSDWVPQRRPSRSALLMEVTREAVTSPLTVIDNARTTFGNVRQLGSRVRSLAHGIGGAANWAFNSAGASPLNVPLRGQRRIALRAHALDDLRRIKSASECSVNDVLLAVIAGALRNWIASRGEVVARDRVLRALVPVSVRSLEDDADFGSADRITSIMVDLPIGEETAIVRLERIAHATRAHAQSRRAVPAESLASLGWFAPSTMHSLGARVTRDITDRGANLSITNAPGPQEPVYASGARLIEVYPVQPLAQRQALAVGVTSYDGEVYFGLNGDRDGMADLDVLASMIDDSVAELLAAAEKGK, from the coding sequence ATGACCACACGGTTAAGCCCCGCGGACGCTGCATTCTTGAGCGTCGAGGATCCGCGCACACCAATGCACGTCGGCGCGATCATGATCTTCCAGAAGCCGCACACCGGTATTGACTACGACCACATCGTGCGCCTCATCGAGCAGCGGGTCTCGCTCGTGCCGCGCTATCGGCAGCGGATCGTCAACGTGCCATTCGGTATGTCGACGCCGCGATGGGCGGACGACGACACGTTCGATGTGTCCTTCCACGTACGCCGCTCGGCGTTGCCCAGCGGGGGAGAACGCCAGGCCCTGCTGGATCTGGCTGGCCGCGTGATGTCCCGGCGACTGGATCGAGATCGCCCGCTGTGGGAGATCTATCTCGTCGAGGGTTTGGCGCATGATCAGTTCGCGCTGATCACCAAATCGCACAGCGCGATGATCGACTCGAATGTCGGCATGGAAATCGGCGAAGTACTGCTGGATCGCAGCAGCACGCCGCGCGCGTCGGTACCGTCCGATTGGGTCCCGCAACGCAGACCGTCGCGTAGCGCGCTGCTGATGGAAGTCACGCGAGAGGCTGTCACGTCACCGCTAACCGTCATCGACAATGCGCGCACCACCTTCGGGAATGTCCGCCAGCTCGGCTCCCGCGTTCGTTCACTCGCCCACGGGATCGGTGGTGCCGCAAACTGGGCCTTCAACAGCGCCGGCGCCAGCCCGCTGAACGTGCCGCTGCGCGGACAACGGCGAATCGCTTTGCGTGCGCATGCCCTCGATGACCTCCGCCGGATCAAAAGCGCGAGCGAATGCTCGGTCAACGATGTCCTGCTGGCGGTGATCGCGGGTGCGCTGCGCAACTGGATAGCCTCCCGCGGCGAAGTGGTTGCCCGCGATCGGGTGCTGCGTGCGTTGGTGCCGGTATCGGTGCGGTCCTTGGAGGACGACGCCGACTTCGGCTCCGCCGATCGAATCACCAGCATCATGGTCGACCTGCCGATCGGGGAGGAGACCGCGATCGTGCGGTTGGAACGGATCGCACACGCCACCCGTGCGCACGCCCAGTCCCGCCGGGCCGTACCGGCGGAGTCGCTGGCGTCCTTGGGCTGGTTTGCGCCGTCCACCATGCATTCGCTCGGCGCCCGCGTCACCCGCGATATCACCGACCGCGGCGCGAACTTGTCGATCACGAACGCACCAGGACCGCAAGAACCGGTCTATGCCTCCGGAGCGCGCCTGATCGAGGTATACCCGGTGCAGCCGCTGGCGCAGCGGCAGGCGCTCGCAGTGGGTGTGACGTCGTACGACGGTGAGGTTTACTTCGGACTCAACGGCGATCGGGACGGCATGGCCGACCTCGACGTATTAGCCTCGATGATCGACGACTCCGTCGCCGAGTTGCTCGCCGCCGCTGAGAAAGGGAAATAA
- a CDS encoding AAA family ATPase: MTAIGIVTAIANPALEAVVIRALGEASEDLEVVRRCVEVTDVLAVAASGRARAVVVGDNLAGLDADVVSRIIAHGVVPIALVEPDRAWPAASFFPVVLDATADSAELARQIALAARTGVRVADLPSPATHQQLTQNVGHEPQSARGRVIAIWGPNGAPGRSTVALGLADEVARLEVPALLIDADPYGGSQAAMLGLLDESPGIAAACRAAANGTLDTASLVRLCLQLSPSLRVLTGISRSDRWPELRPSAIEILLEQARSVARVTVVDCGFCIEEDEEITYDTLAPRRNGATTTVLQGADEVLLVTGCDPVSVARGVRAVQALREFSASISVRVIANKVRASVLAGDPSNQLDEAFGRFAGVRVDHLLPMDTKACDAALQRGRTLADVAATSALRRSLGALAQTFVPTADAPRIRRRGHARR; encoded by the coding sequence ATGACCGCGATCGGCATCGTCACGGCAATCGCGAACCCCGCGTTGGAAGCGGTCGTGATCCGCGCTCTGGGCGAGGCCAGCGAGGATCTCGAGGTGGTGCGTCGCTGCGTCGAGGTCACGGACGTTCTCGCGGTCGCGGCCAGCGGTCGAGCACGCGCTGTTGTCGTCGGCGACAATCTCGCCGGTCTCGACGCGGATGTCGTATCGCGGATCATCGCGCACGGCGTTGTGCCGATCGCGCTCGTCGAACCCGATCGAGCGTGGCCGGCAGCGTCGTTCTTTCCCGTGGTGCTCGATGCCACCGCTGATTCGGCCGAACTCGCTCGGCAGATCGCCCTCGCCGCGCGGACCGGCGTCCGAGTCGCCGACCTGCCCTCGCCGGCGACGCACCAGCAGCTCACCCAGAACGTAGGACACGAACCGCAGAGCGCCCGTGGGCGAGTCATCGCGATCTGGGGCCCGAACGGCGCTCCCGGACGCAGCACCGTCGCGCTCGGACTCGCCGATGAAGTTGCCCGGCTTGAGGTTCCCGCGTTGCTCATTGATGCCGACCCGTACGGCGGTAGCCAGGCGGCAATGCTGGGCCTGTTGGACGAATCTCCGGGGATCGCCGCTGCTTGTCGCGCCGCCGCCAACGGGACCCTCGATACCGCAAGCCTGGTGCGGCTATGCCTGCAGTTATCGCCGAGTTTGCGGGTGCTCACCGGAATCTCGCGCAGCGACCGCTGGCCGGAGTTGCGGCCGAGTGCGATCGAGATCCTGCTCGAACAGGCCAGGTCGGTGGCGAGGGTGACCGTCGTCGACTGTGGGTTCTGTATCGAGGAAGACGAAGAGATCACCTACGACACGCTGGCGCCGCGCCGCAACGGCGCCACCACGACGGTGTTGCAGGGTGCCGATGAGGTGCTGCTGGTCACCGGCTGCGACCCCGTCAGCGTCGCGCGCGGCGTGCGGGCCGTTCAGGCACTGCGTGAATTCTCCGCGTCGATCTCGGTGCGGGTAATCGCCAACAAGGTCCGCGCCAGCGTGCTGGCCGGCGACCCGAGCAATCAACTCGATGAGGCATTTGGCCGCTTCGCCGGCGTACGAGTCGATCACCTACTGCCGATGGACACCAAGGCCTGCGACGCCGCGCTGCAACGCGGCCGGACATTAGCTGACGTTGCCGCCACCAGCGCTCTGCGCCGGTCCCTGGGCGCCCTCGCCCAGACGTTCGTGCCGACCGCCGACGCGCCGCGCATCAGACGCCGCGGACACGCACGCCGCTGA
- a CDS encoding SAF domain-containing protein produces MSRSVSSPTTPELSPPARRAQRPKWLDLRLLVGVLLVLAAVITGARVVSAADDSVTVWAMTADLAAGTTLTEADIETIDVGLGEHAAAYVAAGSNPVGLTLTRDVNAGDLLPASALDEGSDLVELALSVPASNIPMSVVRGDRVGIYATGADGTPAAADSASTGATVLVVDAAAVADVSERSQGALSVGSGELQIVVRIPECAVAAILDDTADRVLTVIEVPSAARPAQDC; encoded by the coding sequence ATGTCGAGAAGCGTGTCGTCCCCGACCACGCCCGAACTGTCTCCGCCGGCGCGACGTGCCCAGCGCCCCAAATGGCTTGACCTGCGGTTGCTCGTCGGCGTGCTGCTGGTGTTGGCTGCCGTCATCACTGGCGCACGTGTGGTCTCGGCGGCTGATGACAGCGTGACGGTCTGGGCGATGACTGCGGACCTCGCTGCCGGGACCACGCTGACCGAGGCGGACATCGAGACCATCGATGTCGGCCTCGGCGAGCACGCGGCGGCATACGTCGCCGCCGGCTCGAACCCGGTCGGCCTCACGCTTACCCGTGATGTCAACGCCGGCGACCTGTTGCCGGCGTCCGCGCTAGACGAAGGCTCGGACCTGGTCGAACTGGCGCTCAGTGTGCCCGCCTCGAACATCCCGATGAGCGTGGTGCGCGGGGATCGCGTCGGCATCTATGCCACCGGAGCCGACGGCACGCCAGCCGCAGCGGATTCCGCCTCCACCGGTGCCACCGTGCTGGTCGTGGATGCCGCTGCGGTGGCGGATGTATCGGAGCGCTCTCAAGGCGCGCTGTCCGTCGGCTCGGGCGAGCTGCAGATCGTCGTACGGATCCCCGAATGCGCCGTGGCCGCGATCCTCGACGACACCGCCGATCGGGTCCTGACCGTCATCGAGGTGCCGTCGGCGGCACGGCCGGCGCAGGACTGCTGA
- a CDS encoding helix-turn-helix domain-containing protein, producing the protein MATARFLKLTDVAETLNISSAQAYALVRSGELPAIKVGGRGQWRVETRQLESYIQRMYEKTEQLVADQSLDESADAEAD; encoded by the coding sequence ATGGCCACCGCACGCTTCCTGAAGCTGACCGACGTCGCCGAGACTCTGAACATCTCCAGCGCACAGGCGTATGCCCTGGTGCGCTCGGGCGAACTGCCGGCGATCAAGGTCGGCGGCCGCGGTCAGTGGCGCGTCGAAACGCGGCAACTCGAGTCCTACATCCAGCGCATGTATGAGAAAACCGAGCAATTGGTTGCTGACCAGTCCCTGGATGAATCCGCCGACGCAGAAGCCGACTAG
- a CDS encoding class I SAM-dependent methyltransferase, whose translation MTTLPPRFDPADSHRARGVAESFGADAAAYHRARPDYPPALADRIIAASPGRDVLDVGIGTGISAQSFQAAGCRALGVEVDARMAEFARSQGFDVEVAKFEDWDSAGRTFDIVIAGQTWHWIDPVAGPTKAARVLRPSGRLAAFWNTFQFPSALAETLPAVYARVLGDTPFSRGMFVGPDAYAPIFDKTADGIRQADGFGDPERWRTDWQRHYTRDEWLNVVPTAGGINQLPQGKLEELLAGIGTAIDTVGGSFTMTYTAVTVTAARADAP comes from the coding sequence ATGACCACTCTACCGCCGCGTTTCGACCCTGCCGACTCGCATCGTGCCCGCGGGGTCGCCGAATCATTCGGCGCGGACGCCGCCGCCTACCACCGAGCCAGGCCGGACTACCCGCCGGCTCTGGCGGACCGGATCATCGCGGCCAGCCCCGGCCGTGACGTGCTCGACGTAGGCATCGGCACCGGCATTTCGGCCCAGAGCTTTCAGGCCGCCGGATGCCGGGCGCTCGGGGTCGAGGTTGACGCGCGGATGGCCGAGTTCGCCCGCAGCCAAGGGTTCGACGTCGAGGTGGCGAAGTTCGAGGACTGGGACTCGGCCGGTCGCACCTTCGACATCGTGATCGCCGGCCAGACCTGGCACTGGATAGATCCCGTGGCCGGACCGACCAAGGCCGCACGGGTACTTCGTCCCAGTGGGCGGCTCGCGGCGTTCTGGAACACCTTCCAGTTCCCGTCCGCCCTCGCTGAAACGCTCCCGGCGGTGTACGCCCGCGTGTTGGGCGACACGCCGTTCTCCCGAGGCATGTTCGTTGGTCCTGACGCCTATGCGCCGATTTTTGACAAGACCGCCGATGGGATACGCCAGGCAGACGGCTTCGGCGACCCGGAGCGCTGGCGCACCGACTGGCAGCGGCACTACACACGAGATGAGTGGCTCAATGTCGTACCGACCGCGGGCGGGATCAATCAACTCCCTCAAGGCAAGCTGGAGGAGCTTCTCGCGGGCATCGGCACTGCCATCGACACTGTCGGAGGCAGTTTCACGATGACCTACACGGCCGTCACCGTCACCGCAGCGCGAGCAGATGCCCCGTGA
- a CDS encoding TetR/AcrR family transcriptional regulator, producing the protein MPTGVPMHDAQQQLFDAAERILLRDGPHALTSRAITAEAGVAKGLVHRHFTDFDAFLSELVLDRIARLETQTTGLLDSAGTGTVADNLADALVEMFSPVAVAVVALIIARDNLRTRLREAGTARVPLLGEGAAMIHAYLTAERDLGRLAHDTDVRTLASTLTGAVHLLCTEQETAPPDRTEVHKIVATVIRSA; encoded by the coding sequence TTGCCGACCGGAGTGCCGATGCACGACGCGCAACAACAGCTCTTCGACGCTGCGGAGCGCATCCTGCTCCGCGACGGGCCACATGCGCTGACCAGTCGTGCGATCACCGCCGAAGCGGGAGTCGCCAAGGGGCTAGTACATCGCCACTTCACTGACTTCGATGCGTTCTTGTCCGAACTCGTGCTCGACCGGATCGCCCGCCTGGAGACGCAAACGACCGGTCTGCTCGATTCAGCTGGAACGGGGACCGTTGCAGACAACCTCGCCGACGCCCTGGTCGAGATGTTCTCACCCGTCGCGGTCGCGGTCGTCGCGCTCATCATCGCCCGCGACAACCTGCGCACCCGACTACGCGAGGCTGGAACCGCCCGCGTTCCACTTCTCGGCGAGGGAGCCGCCATGATCCACGCCTACCTCACCGCCGAGCGTGACCTGGGACGCCTCGCCCACGACACCGACGTTCGCACCCTCGCTTCCACTCTCACCGGAGCCGTCCACCTGCTCTGCACCGAGCAAGAGACCGCCCCACCCGACCGCACAGAAGTCCACAAGATCGTCGCCACGGTCATCCGCAGCGCGTAG
- a CDS encoding LysM peptidoglycan-binding domain-containing protein encodes MVRRIIILRSTGLIAAFGLLVPIAGVDLPGALAAVRDPQHVVDTSGADVLVLYLAQLALTALCGWCALCVALTAASALHPSRALRRASIRLTPRIGRSALAAMVGLSAIGLTACGSPSEAHSESPSTPPAYVASSEAFDWAIEPPTSEPASGAAEHSGAADAAEHTAAAAAGPGTADSAHTVAAEDCLWDIAEAQLPASASAGAVALLVEEIYAANQHVIGPNPDLLPIGAVLTIPAT; translated from the coding sequence ATGGTCAGGCGGATCATCATCCTTCGCTCCACCGGGTTGATCGCCGCTTTTGGGCTATTGGTGCCCATCGCCGGCGTTGACCTGCCTGGCGCGCTGGCCGCCGTGCGCGATCCGCAGCACGTCGTCGACACCTCCGGCGCGGACGTGCTAGTGCTCTACCTAGCTCAACTCGCGCTCACCGCGCTGTGCGGCTGGTGCGCATTGTGCGTCGCGCTGACCGCAGCGAGCGCCCTACACCCGAGCCGAGCGCTACGCCGGGCCAGCATTCGCCTTACACCTCGCATCGGCCGGAGCGCCCTTGCGGCCATGGTCGGGCTCAGCGCGATCGGTCTGACCGCTTGCGGTAGCCCGAGCGAGGCGCACAGCGAGTCACCCTCCACCCCGCCTGCATATGTCGCCTCCAGCGAGGCGTTCGACTGGGCGATCGAACCTCCCACCAGCGAGCCCGCGAGCGGCGCGGCCGAGCACTCCGGGGCTGCGGACGCCGCCGAGCACACCGCCGCGGCTGCCGCCGGGCCGGGCACGGCCGACAGCGCGCACACCGTGGCGGCAGAGGACTGCCTCTGGGACATCGCCGAGGCGCAGCTGCCCGCGTCCGCGAGCGCCGGGGCCGTCGCACTGCTCGTGGAGGAGATCTACGCCGCAAATCAGCACGTGATCGGCCCGAACCCGGACCTCCTGCCGATCGGCGCGGTCCTGACTATTCCCGCTACATAG
- a CDS encoding Rv3235 family protein, protein MTTASVIIAPAPRSEPQPFTEPQAQTPRHLRLVPSPQLTIDDLIDQRPLDDTGRQLDGAPSRHADLPEAAVLIRGFFLAVTEVLVGRRSAEQLGRNATLEVMSWLRQARPHQTRSATSPPPQIRKVHVCVVRDGVNEATAIIQHGPYVRAMNARFVGLDGRWQCVRLELI, encoded by the coding sequence ATGACCACCGCTTCCGTCATCATCGCTCCCGCGCCGCGCAGCGAGCCCCAGCCGTTCACCGAGCCCCAGGCGCAAACACCGCGTCACTTGCGACTCGTACCGTCGCCGCAACTCACCATCGACGATCTCATCGATCAACGGCCTCTGGACGACACCGGTCGCCAGCTCGACGGTGCGCCGAGTCGGCACGCGGATCTGCCGGAGGCCGCGGTATTGATCCGCGGCTTCTTCCTCGCCGTCACCGAGGTATTGGTCGGTCGGCGTTCGGCTGAGCAGCTCGGACGTAACGCCACGCTGGAGGTGATGAGTTGGTTACGCCAGGCGCGCCCGCACCAAACCCGATCCGCCACCTCGCCACCACCGCAGATCCGAAAGGTACACGTCTGCGTCGTCCGCGATGGCGTTAACGAGGCGACCGCGATCATTCAGCACGGGCCGTACGTTCGAGCGATGAACGCGCGCTTCGTCGGGCTCGATGGTCGCTGGCAGTGCGTGCGCCTGGAACTCATATGA